TTCGGGAACGACAGACTCGAGCTTGGCTAAGGTTTTGGAGTCCCCCGAGGCAAATAATGTGACCTCGTGTCCCCGACGAACTAATTCGTCAGTCAAATGGCTGACTACTAACTCGATGCCACCATAACCCGGGGGAGGAACTCTCTCCCAGAGGGGGGCAATTTGAGCGATGCGCATATGTGAAACTCCTTATCTTTAGAGCTTCGTTAATCGAGCCACGAAGCTTAATGTTGGCTTAATATCCTCTAACTTTTTGGTTCATTAGTCAATTCCTTCCGTAGTCTATAGAACAATTTTTTCGCCAATTCTCCAGTATTGCGGCATCGAGTGAGAAAAACGGGAACGCCGGAATTCTTCAGCGTCAAGAGTCGATCGCGTCGCAATTTAACCCAGTCAATTTCGGGCGGTTCGTCTGAGTGGCGATATGCTACTACATGATGTGTTTTTTCAAAACTGTACTGAAGGATGGAGCATTATTTTGCGACAGTGGCGCGAGGGCTAGAAGCGATCGCGGCAAAAGAGTTGGAGGAGTTGGGGGCGAAGGATATCCAGCAGGAGTTTACCGGCGTTTCCTTTAAAGGCGATCGCGCCCTGCTCTATCGAGTTAATCTGGAATCGCGCTTGATATTCCGCGTTTTAGTACCGATCGCGGAGTTTAAGTGTCGCGATGCCCGGGAACTCTACCGCCAGGTGCGCGCGATAAATTGGGAGCAATACTTGCAGTGCGATCGCACCCTTGCCGTTCGTTGCACGGGCAGCAATCCCCAACTCAACCACAGCTACTATACTGCCTTGCAGATTAAAAATGCGATTGTCGATCGCCAGCGCGATCTATTCCAAGCGCGTTCTAGCGTCGATCCCCAAAATCCCGACCTTTCGATTAACGCGCATATTCGCGGCGATCGCTGTATTCTCAGTCTCGATAGTACCGGCGAAAGTTTGCACCGTCGCGGTTATCGTCCGGCGATGGGCTTAGCACCGCTTAAAGAAACCTTAGCCGCCGCGCTGTTGGAAATGGCGGGATGGGATGCAAGTATTCCGTTCCTCGATCCCCTCTGCGGTTCGGGAACGTTGCCGTTAGAAGCGGGGTTGAAAGCTTTAAAGATAGCACCCGGTCGTTTGCGCGATCGCT
This sequence is a window from Oscillatoria sp. FACHB-1406. Protein-coding genes within it:
- a CDS encoding THUMP domain-containing protein, with the translated sequence MEHYFATVARGLEAIAAKELEELGAKDIQQEFTGVSFKGDRALLYRVNLESRLIFRVLVPIAEFKCRDARELYRQVRAINWEQYLQCDRTLAVRCTGSNPQLNHSYYTALQIKNAIVDRQRDLFQARSSVDPQNPDLSINAHIRGDRCILSLDSTGESLHRRGYRPAMGLAPLKETLAAALLEMAGWDASIPFLDPLCGSGTLPLEAGLKALKIAPGRLRDRFAFEEWSDFDPQLWKQTLVEAQKRELSELPAFIGGSDRDPEILQQARTNAENCALDRQVRFFQTDIADIEAPCDRGILICNPPYGQRLGETQELVSFYRLLGDIFKQRFKGWKAYVLTGSKELSKQVGLKASSRLPVYNGAIACTLLEYELY